In the Acidobacteriota bacterium genome, one interval contains:
- a CDS encoding DEAD/DEAH box helicase, translated as MHEALVHLAPSRLIERAPTTGAADAPAVAGAAATVTAIRRLEPAAAQHGEFPASLAPRLVEALARRGIERPYVHQAEAIEHARAGRDVVVVTPTASGKTLCYNVPVLDAVLADPATRALYLFPTKALAQDQLAELHALSEAVTEGSDVEIGVFTYDGDTPQDARRAVRSRAHVVLSNPDMLHSGILPHHPRWAKLFENLRYVVIDELHAYRGVFGSHLANILRRLRRVCRHYGSSPVFICSSATIANPGELAERLAERPFALVDRNGAPRGEKFFLFVNPPIVNQQLGIRRSYLAETRRVALEFLRRNLQAIVFAQSRLATEILTTYLKDAYQGPPGASDAVRGYRGGYLPLRRREIERGLRAGEVRAVVSTSALELGIDIGALDVAVMAGYPGTIAATWQRAGRAGRRSGRSAAVLVASSAPLDQFVVRHPAYFFEASPEHALINPDNPHVLVDHVKCAAFELPFSADETFGRLPVQDVLALLAEERFVHQAEGQWHWTHDSYPADAVSLRSVSSDNFVVVDVTGEPRIIGETDYTSAPSTLHEKAIYLVEGQLFQVERLDFEGRKAYVRSVDCDYYTDAISYTKVTVLDEFASSDRVVDFDPVALEAAPAGPTTLAAPGAAVAAHGEVHVVSRVVGFKKIKFYTNENVGSGELDLPEQQMHTTSYWLRIPRETLAALPWSNDDRRDGVAGLAYALRNVAQLLLMCDRQDIGLSVDAGGPESSADARGGGPGADLPVEPRIFVYDNYPGGIGFSEPLFHMHAALLEQTHELVAGCACDAGCPSCVGPLGDVGPHAKAVALELLARARGTTATRTV; from the coding sequence CTGCACGAGGCGCTCGTCCACCTCGCGCCCTCGCGGCTGATCGAGCGCGCTCCGACGACCGGCGCGGCCGACGCCCCGGCCGTCGCGGGCGCCGCAGCCACGGTGACGGCGATCCGGCGTCTCGAGCCGGCGGCGGCGCAGCACGGCGAGTTTCCCGCCTCGCTCGCCCCGCGCCTCGTCGAGGCGCTCGCGCGCCGGGGCATCGAGCGGCCGTACGTCCATCAGGCCGAGGCCATCGAGCATGCCCGAGCCGGGCGCGACGTCGTCGTCGTCACGCCGACGGCGTCGGGCAAGACGCTCTGCTACAACGTGCCCGTGCTCGACGCCGTGCTCGCCGACCCGGCGACGCGCGCGCTGTACCTCTTCCCGACGAAGGCCCTCGCGCAGGACCAGCTCGCGGAGCTGCACGCGCTGTCGGAAGCGGTCACCGAAGGGAGCGACGTCGAGATTGGCGTCTTCACCTACGACGGCGACACGCCGCAGGACGCGCGGCGCGCCGTGCGCTCGCGCGCGCACGTGGTGCTCAGCAACCCCGACATGCTGCACTCGGGCATCCTGCCGCACCACCCGCGCTGGGCGAAGCTGTTCGAGAACCTGCGCTACGTCGTCATCGACGAGCTGCACGCCTACCGCGGCGTCTTCGGCAGCCACCTCGCCAACATCCTCCGTCGGCTGCGGCGCGTGTGCCGCCACTACGGCTCGTCGCCGGTGTTCATCTGCTCGTCGGCGACCATCGCCAACCCGGGTGAGCTCGCCGAGCGGCTCGCCGAGCGGCCCTTCGCGCTCGTCGATCGCAACGGCGCGCCGCGCGGCGAGAAGTTCTTCCTGTTCGTGAACCCGCCCATCGTGAACCAGCAGCTCGGCATCCGGCGGTCGTACCTCGCCGAGACCCGCCGCGTCGCGCTCGAGTTCCTCCGGCGAAATCTCCAGGCGATCGTCTTCGCCCAGAGCCGGCTCGCGACCGAGATCCTGACGACGTATCTCAAAGACGCGTACCAGGGGCCGCCCGGCGCGTCCGATGCCGTGCGGGGCTATCGCGGCGGCTACCTGCCGCTGCGCCGGCGGGAGATCGAACGCGGGTTACGGGCGGGCGAGGTGCGGGCGGTCGTCTCGACGAGCGCGCTCGAGCTCGGCATCGACATCGGCGCGCTCGACGTGGCGGTGATGGCGGGGTATCCGGGAACGATCGCCGCGACGTGGCAGCGCGCCGGCCGCGCGGGCCGCCGCAGCGGCCGGTCGGCGGCCGTGCTGGTCGCCTCGAGCGCGCCGCTCGACCAGTTCGTGGTGCGGCACCCGGCGTACTTCTTCGAGGCCTCGCCCGAACACGCGCTCATCAACCCCGACAACCCGCACGTGCTCGTCGACCACGTGAAGTGCGCCGCCTTCGAGCTGCCGTTCTCCGCTGACGAGACCTTCGGCCGGCTGCCGGTGCAGGACGTGCTGGCCCTGCTCGCCGAGGAGCGCTTCGTCCACCAGGCCGAGGGGCAGTGGCACTGGACCCACGACTCGTACCCGGCCGACGCCGTCAGCCTGCGATCGGTGTCGTCGGACAACTTCGTCGTGGTCGACGTGACGGGCGAGCCGCGGATCATCGGCGAGACCGATTACACGAGCGCGCCGTCGACCCTGCACGAGAAGGCCATCTACCTCGTCGAGGGACAGCTCTTCCAGGTGGAGCGGCTCGACTTCGAGGGGCGCAAGGCCTACGTGCGATCGGTCGATTGCGATTACTACACCGACGCCATCTCGTACACGAAGGTCACCGTTCTCGACGAGTTCGCCTCGAGCGATCGGGTGGTCGACTTCGATCCGGTCGCGCTCGAGGCGGCGCCCGCGGGGCCGACGACCCTGGCGGCGCCGGGAGCCGCCGTGGCCGCCCACGGCGAGGTCCACGTCGTGTCGCGCGTCGTGGGGTTCAAGAAGATCAAGTTCTACACGAACGAGAACGTCGGGTCGGGCGAGCTCGACCTGCCCGAGCAGCAGATGCACACGACGTCGTACTGGCTGCGAATCCCGCGCGAGACGCTGGCGGCGTTGCCGTGGTCGAACGACGACCGCCGCGACGGCGTGGCCGGGCTGGCGTACGCGCTGCGCAACGTCGCACAGTTGCTGCTGATGTGCGACCGGCAGGACATCGGCCTGTCGGTCGACGCGGGCGGCCCGGAATCGTCCGCCGATGCGCGCGGCGGAGGACCGGGCGCCGACCTGCCCGTCGAGCCGCGGATCTTCGTCTACGACAACTACCCGGGCGGCATCGGCTTCAGCGAGCCGCTCTTCCACATGCACGCGGCGCTGCTCGAGCAGACGCACGAGCTCGTCGCCGGATGCGCGTGCGATGCCGGGTGTCCTTCGTGCGTCGGGCCGCTCGGCGACGTGGGGCCGCACGCGAAGGCCGTGGCGCTCGAGTTGCTCGCGCGCGCGCGGGGCACGACCGCCACGCGCACCGTCTGA